A region of the Chromatiales bacterium 21-64-14 genome:
GCCCCGCCGCGCCAACAGCAAGGCCGCCACCGAGGAGTCGACGCCTCCGGACAGGCCCACGGCCACGCGCCGCACGGCGGTGTCGGGGACCGGAGGAGTGGGGGGCAGGGTGACGAGCGGGCTCGCGGGCATGGTGATCCGGGGTTGCAGGGCGCAGCACTATGTCCCTGCCGGAGGTTGAGGGAAGGCGCGTGCCGCGCCGGTTCAGTTTAGCGGATTTCCGCGCCATCCCCCAGGTCCTGAAGCAGCTCCAGGGGATAGCGGTGGCCCGCTTGGTAGTCCTCGAGACAGCGCAGCACCAGAGGACTGCGGTGCCGTGGGCCGTGGGCCTCCAGCTCCGCGCGGGTCAACCAGAGGGCGCGGTGGATCCCGGCATCGAGGGTCCGTCCCGGCTCCTGCCGGTCGCAGGTTCCGGCGAAACAGAAGCGCAGGAAAGTCACGCTGCGGCTGGGTTCCACCCAGCGGTAGATCCCGGTGAGCCAGCGCGGCTGGAAGTGCCAAGCAGTCTCCTCCAGGGTTTCCCGGATGGCGGCCTGGACCAGGGACTCTCCCGGGTCCAGGTGTCCAGCGGGCTGGTTGAACACGAGGCGGCCTCGTATTTCCTCCTCTACTACCAGAAACCGCCCGTCCCGCTCCGCCAGGGTGGCAACCGTCACATGGGGTTTCCAGGTCATTGCTTCGTCTCCCAGGGCTTCGATCGGCTCAAGTTTCACATTATCGATCCGATACAAACCAGTGATATTCTGAGTGAAATTTAGAAAGCAAACTAAAACCGCAGCACCGGACACCGGAGCGCTTCCCGTCCCATGCGCAGGCCTTGGCAAAGTTTCCGTGGGCGTTTCCTGGTTACCGCCGGCGTGGTGATGTTAGCCCTTCTGGCCCTTTCTCTGTATACCGACGCGCGGGTACGGTCCCAGGCCCGGGACAACCTCGCATTGGTCCGGAACCACGCATACTTGCAGCAGACCGTGCACGTCTTGCGCGGCCAACTCCGGGGGCTCGAGTCCGCCCTGCGTCGGTACGCGGTACGGAAAGACCCGTACGCACTCCCGGGCCTGGAACGCCGACTGAACGGACTCCAACAGGGCGCCCAGCGCCTCGTGGACCCGCCGTTTGGGGTTTGGTCGCCAGAGATTCGGACCCTCCTGGCGGAATCCCAGGATTTGCTCG
Encoded here:
- a CDS encoding NUDIX hydrolase, with product MTWKPHVTVATLAERDGRFLVVEEEIRGRLVFNQPAGHLDPGESLVQAAIRETLEETAWHFQPRWLTGIYRWVEPSRSVTFLRFCFAGTCDRQEPGRTLDAGIHRALWLTRAELEAHGPRHRSPLVLRCLEDYQAGHRYPLELLQDLGDGAEIR